One genomic segment of Helianthus annuus cultivar XRQ/B chromosome 14, HanXRQr2.0-SUNRISE, whole genome shotgun sequence includes these proteins:
- the LOC110906803 gene encoding protein FAR1-RELATED SEQUENCE 5-like, whose translation MEFSSIEQAYVFYQTYAKKAGFSARKGGEHHVGGIIRSKYFVCSKEGHKPQAYDDNYSKLSKPYKRRNRPTIRTGCKAQIKLCSTDGVLFKVDKFVQSHNHSFVCPKDMHLLPAYRHLSETQEEMIWELGTLNLGPVKAFNIMRKRYGGFENVGATKDDCKNFRARIHSYIGQYDADMVINRLTDKKKFMVDYSFFHSVDENKRLTGLFWADGLCKRNYAEFGDVISFDATFKTNKYKMVFVPFTGIDNHCRNVTLGAGLLASESIESYKWLLQSFLNSFGKQPNVVVTDQDPAMKQAIEAVFDKSRHRLCMWHIMKKLADKVGHQLCNNEDFKRRMCDIVWTDSITPEMFEREWKLIMIDFGLTENKWLDDMFCMRSSWIPAFYRHEPMSGLMRTTSRSESENHFFCQVANSQLTLVEFFNHFDGAMDIQRFNHRKNDHISRNTVPDNFSESTLEDDAMKIYTRSIFADQQAELQGTLSECLPIETKIEDPFLRISMKDWKAHGDGLLEVCFKKGEDVIALCTCRRFEQYGLLCKHIYFVFKMFKVKEIPNKYVMRRWTKDVVPNDLNNTFDITVDGDDAHKKAKEVAYEIMQTGEYLIGNLIKDFDHLLIVRDRMREMKEMVDELRITKPIDPKFDRYSRLIGYEKPNTDEPPTVRVPTGIRNKGRGSHKRIKSKKEKIISLKGKRSRTCSVCNIKGHDIRTCEVLKGKATAADKVANKEGRKRRAIQLEKDPNLVDEEDEEVESGDEEEFEESDEAEDSDFECEDE comes from the exons ATGGAGTTCTCTTCCATAGAACAAGCATATGTTTTTTATCAGACAtatgccaagaaggcagggtTCTCCGCTCGAAAAGGAGGTGAACATCATGTTGGTGGTATTATTAGGTCTAAGTATTTTGTGTGTTCAAAAGAGGGGCATAAACCACAGGCATATGATGATAATTATTCGAAGTTGTCTAAGCCATATAAACGTAGGAACAGACCGACTATTCGAACCGGCTGTAAAGCACAAATTAAGCTTTGTTCGACGGATGGGGTGTTGTTTAAGGTTGATAAGTTTGTTCAATCGCATAATCATTCATTCGTGTGCCCCAAAGACATGCACTTATTACCAGCTTATAGACATCTGTCTGAGACACAAGAAGAGATGATATGGGAGCTTGGTACATTGAATCTTGGGCCAGTGAAAGCCTTTAATATAATGAGAAAAAGATACGGCGGGTTTGAAAATGTAGGCGCAACTAAAGACGATTGCAAGAATTTTAGAGCTAGGATACATAGCTACATCGGacagtatgatgcagatatggttATCAATAGGCTGACCGATAAAAAGAAGTTTATGGTTGATTATTCATTCTTTCATTCGGTCGATGAAAACAAACGATTAACCGGCCTGTTTTGGGCCGATGGCTTGTGCAAACGTAACTATGCTGAGTTTGGAGATGTCATATCGTTTGATGCTACATTTAAAACCAACAA GTATAAAATGGTTTTTGTACCTTTTACTGGTATTGATAATCATTGTCGAAATGTGACACTTGGAGCCGGGTTGTTAGCATCCGAAAGCATTGAATCATACAAGTGGCTTTTACAATCATTTTTGAACTCATTCGGTAAGCAGCCGAATGTGGTTGTCACTGATCAGGATCCCGCGATGAAACAAGCCATCGAAGCAGTGTTCGATAAGAGTAGGCACAGATTAtgtatgtggcacataatgaagaAACTTGCTGATAAG GTCGGACATCAGCTGTGCAATAACGAAGACTTTAAGAGACGTATGTGTGACATTGTATGGACAGATTCGATTACGCCAGAAATGTTTGAGAGAGAATGGAAGCTGATAATGATTGATTTCGGTCTAACTGAGAATAAGTGGCTTGATGATATGTTTTGCATGAGATCTTCGTGGATCCCAGCGTTCTATCGTCATGAGCCTATGTCTGGGCTTATGCGGACCACTTCTAGATCAGAGAGCGAAAACCATTTTTTCTGTCAAGTTGCGAATTCTCAACTTACCCTTGTTGAGTTCTTTAACCATTTTGACGGTGCAATGGACATTCAAAGATTCAACCATCGGAAAAATGACCATATATCTAGAAATACAGTCCCGGATAACTTTTCTGAATCTACTCTAGAGGATGATGCCATGAAAATTTATACCAGGTCAATTTTTGCTGATCAACAGGCAGAGTTACAAGGAACATTGTCCGAGTGCCTTCCTATAGAGACTAAAATTGAGGACCCTTTTTTGAGGATAAGTATGAAGGATTGGAAAGCTCACGGCGACGGTTTATTAGAG gtATGTTTCAAGAAGGGCGAGGATGTAATTGCATTATGCACGTGTCGCAGGTTTGAACAATATGGATTGTTGTGCAAGCATATATATTTCGTGTTCAAGATGTTCAAAGTGAAGGAAATTCCCAACAAGTATGTAATGAGAAGATGGACTAAAGATGTGGTACCGAATGATCTTaataatacatttgatattactgTTGACGGTGATGATGCGCATAAAAAGGCCAAAGAGGTTGCGTATGAGATTATGCAGACTGGAGAGTATCTTATTGGTAATCTGATCAAAGATTTCGATCATCTACTTATAGTTAGGGATCGGATGAGAGAGATGAAAGAAATGGTTGATGAActtcgcataaccaagcccatcGACCCTAAGTTTGATAGATATTCACGGTTAATTGGTTACGAGAAACCAAACACTGACGAGCCACCTACAGTCCGTGTGCCAACCGGTATTAGAAACAAAGGACGAGGTTCACATAAGCGGATTAAATCAAAAAAAGAGAAAATTATTAGTCTAAAAGGCAAGAGAAGTCGGACATGCAGtgtttgcaatatcaaaggtcatgACATTCGAACCTGCGAGGTGTTAAAGGGTAAAGCTACTGCTGCTGATAAGGTTGCCAATAAGGAGGGGAGGAAAAGAAGAGCAATTCAGTTAGAGAAGGATCCTAATTTAGTTGATGAAGAGGACGAGGAGGTTGAAAGTGGTGACGAAGAGGAGTTTGAGGAGTCCGACGAAGCAGAAGATAGTGATTTTGAATGCGAAGACGAGTAG
- the LOC110908526 gene encoding probable pectate lyase 8 translates to MAVCKESVIRCSFLLLISLILAVFVTVSGEKSDNLNLSAVETEQFQRLNTSSFAAREKESEILNENAVQDPEEVVSMVEMSVKNSTERRKLGYFSCGTGNPIDDCWRCDPNWQKNRKRLADCGIGFGRNAIGGRDGRFYVVTDSGDDNPVNPRPGTLRHAVIQDEPLWIVFKRDMVIQLKQELIMNSFKTIDARGVNVHIANGACITIQFITNVIIHGLHIHDCKPTGNALVRSSPSHYGWRTMADGDAISIFGSSHIWVDHNSLSNCADGLVDAVMGSTAITISNNYFTHHNEVMLLGHSDSYTRDKQMQVTIAYNHFGEGLIQRMPRCRHGYFHVVNNDYTHWEMYAIGGSGNPTINSQGNRYLAPNNPFAKEVTKRVDTASSQWHGWNWRSEGDLLLNGAYFTPSGAGASASYARASSLGAKSSSMVGTITSGAGALVCRRGRQC, encoded by the exons ATGGCGGTGTGTAAGGAATCGGTGATTCGGTGCTCGTTTCTGCTGCTAATTTCGTTGATTTTGGCGGTTTTTGTCACCGTTTCCGGTGAGAAGAGTGATAATTTGAATCTCAG TGCTGTTGAAACAGAGCAATTTCAGAGATTGAACACCTCCTCATTTGCAGCAAG AGAAAAGGAGTCTGAAATTTTGAATGAAAATGCAGTTCAAGACCCCGAGGAGGTGGTCTCCATGGTTGAAAT GAGCGTGAAAAACAGCACTGAAAGAAGGAAACTGGGATACTTCTCATGTGGGACCGGCAATCCAATTGATGACTGCTGGAGGTGTGACccaaactggcaaaaaaaccgtAAGCGACTTGCAGACTGTGGCATTGGGTTTGGGCGCAATGCCATTGGCGGTCGCGATGGTCGGTTCTATGTGGTCACAGATTCGGGAGATGATAATCCAGTCAACCCGCGACCCGGCACACTCCGCCACGCTGTCATCCAAGACGAACCTCTTTGGATCGTGTTCAAACGTGACATGGTGATCCAGTTGAAACAAGAACTTATTATGAACAGTTTTAAAACCATCGATGCTCGTGGAGTTAACGTCCACATAGCTAATGGAGCTTGTATCACCATACAGTTCATCACTAACGTTATCATCCACGGGTTACACATCCACGATTGTAAACCGACTGGAAATGCGTTGGTAAGAAGCTCACCGTCCCATTACGGTTGGAGAACAATGGCCGACGGTGACGCGATTTCCATTTTTGGCTCGAGCCATATTTGGGTTGACCATAACTCTCTGTCTAACTGTGCTGATGGGCTCGTTGATGCGGTCATGGGCTCAACCGCGATCACCATTTCCAACAATTACTTCACGCACCACAACGAAGTTATGTTGTTGGGCCATAGTGACTCGTATACTAGGGACAAACAAATGCAAGTGACTATTGCTTATAACCATTTTGGAGAAGGTCTTATTCAAAGAATGCCTAG ATGCAGACATGGATATTTCCATGTGGTGAACAATGACTACACCCACTGGGAGATGTATGCCATTGGTGGAAGTGGAAACCCCACCATCAACAGCCAAGGCAACAGATACCTTGCCCCCAACAATCCCTTTGCTAAGGAG GTGACAAAGAGGGTAGATACAGCTTCAAGCCAATGGCATGGATGGAACTGGAGATCAGAAGGTGATTTACTTCTCAACGGGGCTTATTTCACCCCATCTGGTGCAGGAGCCTCAGCAAGTTATGCAAGGGCTTCAAGTTTAGGTGCCAAGTCATCTTCCATGGTTGGAACCATCACTTCAGGCGCTGGCGCCCTCGTTTGCCGTCGGGGCCGCCAGTGCTAG